Proteins encoded by one window of Sulfurospirillum barnesii SES-3:
- the ruvC gene encoding crossover junction endodeoxyribonuclease RuvC, whose translation MFILGIDPGTRNCGYAIVKKEKNKLVLIEAGLIKIKEKILQHQIMELVEGLDIIFKQHVIDEVAIEDIFYAFNPQTVLKLAQFRGALSLKILQVKGNFSEYTPLQVKKAVTGNGKAQKEQVAFMVKKILGIFQEIKPLDITDAIAIAITHAQRVKVS comes from the coding sequence ACCCAGGCACCCGAAATTGTGGGTATGCCATCGTTAAAAAAGAGAAAAATAAGTTGGTTTTAATAGAAGCTGGGCTTATTAAAATTAAAGAAAAAATTCTTCAACATCAAATCATGGAATTGGTTGAAGGGCTTGATATTATTTTTAAACAGCATGTGATAGATGAGGTAGCAATTGAAGATATTTTTTATGCATTTAACCCTCAAACGGTTTTAAAATTAGCACAATTTCGTGGTGCATTAAGCCTTAAAATTTTGCAAGTTAAAGGTAATTTTAGTGAATACACCCCCTTACAAGTCAAAAAGGCAGTAACGGGCAATGGTAAGGCGCAAAAAGAGCAAGTGGCATTTATGGTAAAGAAGATTTTAGGGATTTTTCAAGAGATTAAACCTTTGGACATTACTGATGCTATTGCTATAGCCATTACACATGCCCAAAGGGTAAAAGTGAGTTAA